A segment of the Trifolium pratense cultivar HEN17-A07 linkage group LG7, ARS_RC_1.1, whole genome shotgun sequence genome:
agatagaaggagtagattttgatgaaacttttgctccagttgctcgcttggagtccataagattactcttggctgtgacatgcattttaaaattcaagctatatcaaatggatgtaaaaagtgcattcctaaatggctatctaaatgaagaggtatatgttgagcaaccaaaagggtttgtagatccaagctttcctaaccatgtttacaaactaaagaaaacactctatggattgaaacaagcccctagagcatggtatgaaagattgactgaattccttgtcagccatggatacaagaagggtggtaatgataaaaccctgtttgtaagagaagagaaagggaagctaatgatagcacagatatatgtggatgatattgtatttggtggaatgtcgcgacaaatggtggaacattttgtgcatcaaatgcaatctgaatttgaaatgagtcttgtaggtgagctaacttattttttaggtcttcaggtcaaacaaatggaagacaccatatttatctctcaagaaaaatatgcaagaaacattgtgaagaaatttggaatggaaggtggtagtcacaaaaggacacctgcacctacacacttgaagcttaccaaagatgagaaagaggttgatgtggatcaaagtctctatagaagtatgattgggagcttgctatatctcacagctagcaggcctgatatcatgtttgcagttggtgtctgtgcaagatatcaatctgaacccaagatgagtcatctgactcaagtaaagaggatcttcaaatatgtcaatggcacatgtagctatggaattttatactctcatggtaatgattctaccttaattggatattgtgatgcagattgggctggaagtgctgatgatagaaagagcacctctggtgcatgtttcttcttgggaaacaatctagtatcttggtttagtaagaagcaaaatagtgtgtctctatcaacagctgaggcagaatatatagcagctgggagtagttgctctcaattgttatggatgagacaaatgttgaaagagtatagtgtggagcaagatgtcatgacactttactgtgacaatctgagtgctataaacatttctaaaaatcctattcaacatagtaggactaagcacattgatatacgtcatcattttataagagagcttgtggaagaaaaaattgttacacttgagcacattgcatctgaagaacagttagcagacatttttactaaagctttggacgcaagtcaatttgaaaaattgagaggcaaattgggaatttgcctttttgaaaatcaatagcagTTACTGCTTGGAGAGCGTGCAGCAGTTAATTTCTCTCTCCCACTCTTGGTGCACACTAACTTAAGGGAGTTATTATTGGTTTTACAAAACCAACCTATCTTCACACAAACTTCtcatcttcttttctctctcacGCAAATCAACTCAACTTCCACTTCGTATTTTCTCAGAGAACGTTCAACTTCCATCTTCTTCAATCACAAAATTCACCTCTGTTCACTCATCATGTCTCACTCGGccaaatcttcaccaacaaagACAGATGCTGTACCATCACCACAAATGGCGATAAATGCTAttcctctcaacaccatacctgccacaagtccaacgatgaggagaaaatcTGTTGCAAAGAAGGCTAAATCATCGCGAACGAATACAAATCCTTCCTCTCCCGCTGCAATTAAAACACGTAAAGGCAAGAAAGGGAAAGGTGAATCGAGTAAGCcttttacaatgtctgaacttcACATTAATCCACTACCATCAAGTGGTGTTGCAACGCCTGTCTCCAATCCTACAGTTGAAAATGTTACTGCATCTGGTAAGATTTCTGTTAATTTAGGTCTTAATACACCAAAATCTGATAAAACCCTAGGTGTAGAGACCCCTGATATGtctgaaaatttggggaaaagtgttcctaactcccctgttgctgttaatgataatattggtgcttctactgagaccaataatgatgttgctgatgagtccattaagaaaactgctcctgagactcatgttgcgccaagtgttgcaacacatggcgctacgccaaatgtggtgccagatgttaccacatctttggcacaagaaaaccttgtggactattctgagtctgatgagagtcccccacctaaggatACTGATAAAGAAGCTGTTCCTGATAAAGTTGTGAAAGAAACTCCTGAGgttataattgttaatgaaactGAAACTACTGTTAGCGACAAGGCTGCTCCTACAAATTCtgaggctagtgtggctaggaggactagaagtagggctggtaaagctGTAGAGGCTactaacacacctgtccaaacacccaaaccatcTAGGGCTGAAAAAGTTACTTGTAAAAAGCCCctatatggacctccaaaacctgtaagtAAGGTGGTTCCTAGAACTGAGACTAGGAAAAGGAAAGCTCCACCAACAAGTGATTCTGAGTTtgagccagagacagatgttgctgcatctggcagcacatctaggaagagtataggaaggaagaaggttcctcaaactgttccctatgctcctttggATAATATCTCATTTCATCTGGAGAATGGGTCTGCAAGATGGAAGTTTGTGTATCATAGAAGGTTAGCTctggaaagaaatttgaaagctgatattcttgaatgtcctagtattgtagaagctcttgagtatgcaggtctgatgaaaactgtggttggtttggacaagtgctttGACAGGCTTGTtaaggaatttttgattaatgttgcTGAAAACTGCAATGATCCAAGAAGTCCTGAATATAGGCAAGTTTTTGTACGAGGAAAGTGTGTGAAATTCTcaccaattgtgattaatcaATATCTacaaagaagttctgatgaagtggctcctctaaaagccacagataatgagGTCTGCAAAGTCCTCACTGGTGGAAGAATTAAagtatggccaagcaaggccaagttgtctgcaacttccctctccccattttatgctgttttaaataggattgctgcccataattgggtgcctacaacccACTCAGGAGATGTGGCAAGAGGATTGGGTAGGTTCATATATGCTGTGGGTACAAAAGCAAAGTTTGATTATGGATCCTACTTCTTTCAAGAAACCTTAAGCCATGCCCTgacttatgctgttgagaaaccagttgctcttcctactctgctatgcaatataatacttgagcaacacccagatattttgagaagtactgatgttccttgtaaaaggaaaggggtgttgattattgagcagaggctgctggatgggacaaatgctgcagcaggtgttggcacatctgtccaggctggtATACTTtcaaggaagcagatgattgctgatcttACTGAGACTAGCAGAGCCCTTGAggcaagaaaattaaaaattgatcgtgtgattgaggcactcaaggctgaggaggCTGCTGAGACTGTTGAGGGTGAGCCCAATGgacaagaagaagaaggaactagtggctctgaggatggctctgaggatgtaatggaggactctgatgaaagttcatccatatgatttctgatgtttttttatatttttctgatGTTCGTTTGGTGTTTCTTTCGTTGTTTcttttatgggcaaggccctggatttctagcacctgtgtgtgctctatggtctgtaataattgCACCCTGACACTTCTAtttcctatgcatgatgtttgtctaaattgtggctaaaaagggggagtagtgtgtgtgtgtgacaagtgtgtagacagatgttctcacatctggtgactgtttctgTGCTaatgttcgtatgctcgtattgagggggagtgtgagtaatatgcatgtattaagggggagtagtgaatcttctttctctatctggtgtgtgtatgcatgaattcagggggagtgtgagtgacaatatctcttgatcgcctgaatctatttgatgacaaatgttgtgccaagtgttatggcacctgactattaagtccactatccactatgactgagaatttatttttctcagatactttatgggaatttatttttccctgatgttcttatgttgaagaaatgcgctttacactattaggagtttatttctcctacttcttagcatctactatgggagtttatttctcccttgtgttgttccatgaggctagttgtttgattccgctgttgcattgcctctgatgctacttaattctcttggaagtagctttattatgtgttactttctttcctagttgtgtgatcatgttgactcgaaggaaagggaatattgtatctctctatatactggtctaatattgttttagccaaaatttgccaaagggggagattgttgggtttttgtatattggctacattttgcaaaaacatattttagccaagtgttgagacaaatgtgctgaccccaagtgttgtgacaaatgttgggacactttgaaacaacacctgactctgtatcgtgcgcgccagctagcgggtttaaatttctactcaatcttttgaagatctgtttgaagaattgtttcaaggtttcttacagaggaaggcgcacgtgtttaatgtgtttcatgaggcagccaaaccctagttttattttccaaaggaattatatttttggaaaatatatttttgcggttcaaaaatataactattgttttcaaaaatatatcactgctgccgcaattctagaagccctaattttgtcttgaagcccaagtcgttctactactataaatacgaaggcaagcatatggtttcaagtatctaaaatcgtgttcttacaaagcgtgtgttttaggattttagagtgttaattgtgagcctttcttgtgtctcattgatgcaagcttaggacctgagtttattgagttgtaagtgtgaacttctcctaagctttgaagtacggagattgttctattgtgttgtgtggtttactcacaagcttttaagcaagagtgaatcctagtttcttaggagtgtgtctccacctgttgtgatagtgaaattgaataacaacgctgtctgtgttgttaaggtgggaattgggacggggtctcatatctaggagttcctaggtagaagggtcattgggtagtgattaagtgagaagttgtaaacgagtgagtttagcttcgaagtaatactgctgatagtggacttcattcctggattggtatcccccagagtaggctttaggctgaactgggttaacaactctcgtgtgttatttactttactgtttgtgttgttttatgttatttgctctgtttatagacaagtgttggcgcaccagttacaacatctgtctacaacagacaagtgttgctacaccttgagcaacacatgtccactgtgtgccaggaattgcATGGTCCAAGTTGCTTGCTTATAGATATGGCTCTTTGTATTCAAATTTCTTGGATCAGATGGTTTACGAAGGTAGAGGACAATCGATTTGGTGGCGTGATTTATTGAAGATAGGGAGAGAAGACAATGGCGACTGGTTCCGATCAAATATAAGTAACGTGCTGGGACAAAGGAATGCAATTCATTTTTGGAAAGACAAGTGGTATGGATCTGACTATTTGTGAGATTTATATCCAGctttatatattaaaacttCTATGCCAAATTGTTTTGTATCAGACACAAGTTTTGAACATAATGGAAAATGGTTTTGGAATATTTGTTGGGCTGAAACATTGTCTTCCACCGAGTCAGAAGCAGCAACAGAGTTATTGTATTTGTTGGCCGATGTTAGTCCTAAGCAGGACAAAATGGTTAGCATGAGATGGATACCGGATCATAGCAGTAATTTTCTATGAATTCGGCATATCAATTCCTTCTAAATAGTGTCGAATCAACTATAGTAGATGAGAATATTGTGCATGCTTTGAATCAGTTATGGGTGAATGATATTCCATTAAAAGTAAATGTTTTTGGATGGAGGTTATTATTAGAAAGATTATCGACCCGTATGGCTTTGCCAAAGAAAGAGATTATTGTTAATCATCGTGAATGGTGTTGCGCATTTTGTTATAGAGAAGAGGAAGACATTaatcatttgttttttaattgctCTTTCTCATTACGAGTGTGGAAGAATATTTTTAAGTGGATGAAAGTGGCTTGTATTCATTTTGAGGAGGTTTGGAGCCACTTCAACTATTTCGGTGCTTTGgtgaagaataaaaaatatgctAAAGGCCGTCATCTAATTTGGTTAGCTACCACGTGGAGTTTATGGCGTGCTCGAAACAACACAATGTTTAGAGGAGTTGTTGCTAATGTGTCTG
Coding sequences within it:
- the LOC123896243 gene encoding uncharacterized protein LOC123896243; the encoded protein is MSHSAKSSPTKTDAVPSPQMAINAIPLNTIPATSPTMRRKSVAKKAKSSRTNTNPSSPAAIKTRKGKKGKGESSKPFTMSELHINPLPSSGVATPVSNPTVENVTASGKISVNLGLNTPKSDKTLGVETPDMSENLGKSDTDKEAVPDKVVKETPEVIIVNETETTVSDKAAPTNSEASVARRTRSRAGKAVEATNTPVQTPKPSRAEKVTCKKPLYGPPKPVSKVVPRTETRKRKAPPTSDSEFEPETDCFDRLVKEFLINVAENCNDPRSPEYRQVFVRGKCVKFSPIVINQYLQRSSDEVAPLKATDNEVCKVLTGGRIKMVYEGRGQSIWWRDLLKIGREDNGDWFRSNISNVLGQRNAIHFWKDKWYGSDYL